Proteins from one Elgaria multicarinata webbii isolate HBS135686 ecotype San Diego chromosome 3, rElgMul1.1.pri, whole genome shotgun sequence genomic window:
- the FNIP1 gene encoding folliculin-interacting protein 1 isoform X1, whose product MRGGEGGRSPGEEAALLSFSLGSVWISGKHGPWSWPLPEFDPSQIRLIVYQDCERRGRNVLFDSSAKRKTEEASVSKLCSEVQVKVFGKCCQLKPGGDSSSSLDSSINSSSSSSETKEQCPKFQGSRCSSDANMLGEMMFGSVAMSYKGSTLKIHQIRSPPQLMLSKVFTARTGSSIYGSLNTLQDSLEFINQDSNTLKPDHSTIMNGLLGNIGFSQLCSPRRAFSEQGPLRLIRSASFFAVHSNPMDMPGRELNEDRDSGIARSASLSSLLITPFPSPGSSLNRSCASSYQRRWRRSQTTSLENGVFPRWSVEESFNLSDDSASPSPGIVRKKKIAIGVIFSLSKDEEENSKFNEFFFSHFPLFESHINKLKSAIEQAMKMSRRSADASQRSLAYNRIVDALNEFRTTICNLYTMPRIAEPVWLTMMSGMPEKNQLCHRFMKEFTFLMEQASKNQFLPALLTAILTNHLAWVPTVMPNGQPPIRIFLEKHSSQSVDMLAKSHPYNPLWAQLGDLYGAIGSPVRLSKTIVVGKRQDLVQRLLYFLTYFIRCSELQETHLLENGEDEAIVMPGTVITTTLEKGEVEESEYVLVTMHKNRVNLPLQESEEVRPSSCSCKYCKCPLNSSQNPDSISGQEREESQNATKVEIEASSSESRSASTDCEEGPDDVKQCKETLTSCLDVKLERVAFTGSASVETCVLAESRLEPTGGSWKSAESLDSDNQSVEVIRSTSTTVEKKPPDKISSDAIPCSTAEAQTKVTFLIGDSMSPDSDIEVRSQLAAEQMAKCTNEMKTEERVTADQSCEARQPLEDQKREQNMPEEFPPIAVELQNWNPYSAESTSLLDEYFTEEGSIETRTIDDIPVKATTDIVDPGSSLEFPSKMCTKNNKSSSEFCKFMESVRQETCKNCFAEQDQRDKVSMFIPHGDRENLEKKADPGVDWDIPRNESSDSALGDSESEDAGHDVARTSSNYYGAEQEEWAEEEDIPFPGSKLIEVNSVQPSIANFGRSLLGGYCSSYVPDFVLQGVGNDEKLRHCLMSDLSHAVQHPVLDEPIAEAVCIIADTDKWTVQVASSQRRIIDNKLGKDVLVSNLISNLLHSTLQLYRHNLSPNFCVMHLEDRLQELYFKSKMLSEYLKGQMRVHVKELGVVLGIESSDLPLLAAVASTHSPYVAQILL is encoded by the exons AAACTCTGCAGTGAGGTGCAGGTGAAAGTCTTTGGGAAATGTTGCCAGCTCAAACCCGGAGGAGACAGTTCCTCCTCTTTGGACAGTTCAataaattcctcctcctcttcttctgaaaCAAAAGAACAGTGTCCAAAATTTCAG GGCTCCCGGTGTTCTTCAGATGCCAATATGCTTGGAGAGATGATGTTTGGTTCTGTGGCCATGAGCTACAAGGGCTCAACCTTAAAAATCCATCAAATCCG CTCCCCTCCACAGCTTATGCTAAGCAAAGTTTTTACAGCTCGAACTGGAAGCAGCATCTATGGAAGTTTAAACAC GCTTCAAGACAGTCTTGAGTTCATTAATCAGGACAGCAATACTCTAAAGCCAGATCACAGTACAATTATGAATGGACTGCTTGGGAACATAG GTTTTTCACAGCTTTGCAGCCCTAGGCGGGCATTCTCTGAACAAGGTCCGCTCCGCCTGATCCGGAGCGCCTCTTTCTTTGCAG TTCACAGCAACCCTATGGACATGCCTGGGCGGGAGCTGAATGAAGACAGAGACAGTGGAATTGCAAGATCTG CATCCCTTAGCAGCCTGCTTATCACTCCATTTCCTTCTCCGGGCTCTTCACTAAACAGAAGCTGTGCTAGCAGTTACCAACGGCGCTGGCGTCGCAGTCAGACAACAAGCTTGGAGAATGGGGTCTTCCCTAGGTG GTCGGTGGAAGAAAGCTTTAATTTGTCAGATGACAGCGCCAGCCCGAGCCCAGGAATTGTCAGGAAAAAGAAGATAGCGATTGGGGTGATATTCTCACTTTCAAAGGATGAAGAAGAAAATAGCAAATTTAATGAGTTCTTTTTCTCACACTTCCCTCTATTTGAGAGCCATATAAACAAACTGAAGAGTGCAATAGAGCAG GCTATGAAAATGAGCCGTCGATCAGCTGATGCCAGCCAGCGGAGTTTGGCATATAACAGGATTGTGGATGCCTTAAATGAATTCAG aacAACAATTTGTAATCTCTACACCATGCCACGAATTGCAGAGCCTGTTTGGCTTACCATGATGTCAGGGATGCCTGAGAAAAACCAGCTCTGCCATCGCTTTATGAAGGAATTTACTTTCTTAATGGAACAAGCCTCCAAGAACCA atTTTTACCAGCTCTTCTGACTGCAATTTTGACAAACCATCTGGCCTGGGTCCCAACGGTCATGCCAAATGGACAGCCACCCATCAGAATCTTTCTTGAAAAGCATTCCTCACAGAGTGTGGACATGTTGGCCAAGTCTCATCCATACAATCCATTGTGGGCACAGTTAG GAGACCTGTATGGAGCTATTGGGTCACCTGTGAGACTATCAAAAACAATCGTGGTTGGCAAAAGGCAAGATCTTGTGCAACGTTTGCTTTATTTCCTCACTTACTTCATACGATGCTCTGAACTGCAAGAGACTCATCTTCtggaaaatggagaggatgaagcCATAGTGATGCCTGGCACAGTTATCACCACCACACTAGAGAAAGGGGAAGTAGAAGAGTCTGAATATGTGCTGGTCACAATGCACAAGAACCGAGTCAATTTACCCCTTCAGGAGTCTGAAGAAGTCAGGCCTTCTAGTTGCAGCTGCAAATATTGCAAATGCCCTCTTAACTCTAGTCAAAATCCAGACAGTATTTCAGGACAGGAGAGAGAAGAGTCACAGAATGCTACAAAGGTGGAGATAGAAGCGTCCTCAAGTGAAAGCAGATCAGCATCTACTGACTGCGAAGAAGGGCCTGATGATGTTAAGCAATGCAAAGAGACGTTGACCTCTTGCCTAGATGTAAAGTTGGAGAGAGTGGCTTTTACAGGATCAGCCTCGGTGGAAACATGCGTCTTGGCAGAGTCCAGGTTGGAACCAACAGGTGGATCGTGGAAGAGTGCAGAATCATTGGATTCTGACAATCAGTCTGTTGAAGTCATAAGATCAACAAGTACAACAGTAGAGAAGAAGCCACCTGATAAAATCTCATCTGATGCAATTCCTTGCAGCACGGCTGAGGCTCAAACAAAGGTGACTTTCCTCATTGGCGATTCCATGTCACCTGATTCAGATATTGAGGTTCGAAGTCAATTGGCAGCAGAACAAATGGCCAAATGCACCAACGAAATGAAGACTGAAGAAAGAGTAACTGCTGATCAGAGCTGTGAAGCAAGACAACCCTTGGAGgaccaaaaaagagaacagaatATGCCTGAAGAGTTCCCTCCCATTGCCGTTGAGCTCCAGAATTGGAATCCTTACAGTGCAGAAAGTACCAGTCTGCTTGATGAATATTTTACTGAAGAAGGTTCAATTGAAACCAGGACTATTGATGATATTCCAGTGAAAGCAACAACAGACATTGTAGATCCTGGCAGTAGCTTAGAATTTCCCTCCAAAATGTGTACAAAGAACAACAAATCCTCCAGTGAGTTTTGTAAGTTTATGGAATCTGTCCGTCAAGAGACTTGCAAAAATTGTTTTGCAGAGCAGGACCAAAGAGACAAGGTCTCTATGTTTATCCCCCATGGGGACAGAGAGAACTTAGAAAAAAAGGCTGACCCAGGTGTGGATTGGGACATTCCAAGAAATGAGAGTTCTGATAGTGCCCTTGGTGACAGTGAAAGTGAAGATGCAGGTCATGATGTGGCCAGAACTAGCAGTAACTATTATGGGGCAGAGCAAGAAGaatgggcagaagaagaggaCATACCTTTTCCTGG GTCAAAATTAATTGAAGTGAACTCTgtccagcccagtattgccaattTTGGAAGGTCCTTGCTAGGTGGCTACTGTTCATCTTACGTACCAGACTTTGTTTTGCAAGGAGTAGGAAATGATGAGAAACTGAGGCACTGTTTGATGTCAGATTTGTCGCATGCTGTGCAG CACCCTGTTCTTGATGAACCAATTGCAGAAGCCGTCTGCATTATCGCAGACACGGATAAATGGACAGTGCAAGTGGCCAGTAGTCAGAGGCGAATCATTGATAATAAACTTGGGAAAGATGTGCTAGTCTCTAACCTTATCTCCAACCTGCTTCATTCCACTCTTCAGCTTTATCGGCATAATTTATCTCCCAATTTT TGTGTGATGCACCTGGAAGATCGGTTGCAAGAGCTGTATTTCAAGAGCAAAATGTTGTCAGAATATCTCAAAGGACAGATGCGAGTTCATGTGAAGGAGCTGGGAGTGGTCCTAGG
- the FNIP1 gene encoding folliculin-interacting protein 1 isoform X2, whose amino-acid sequence MPPTPTLLQKLFNKKSGLISPCKELKEECVFSWPLPEFDPSQIRLIVYQDCERRGRNVLFDSSAKRKTEEASVSKLCSEVQVKVFGKCCQLKPGGDSSSSLDSSINSSSSSSETKEQCPKFQGSRCSSDANMLGEMMFGSVAMSYKGSTLKIHQIRSPPQLMLSKVFTARTGSSIYGSLNTLQDSLEFINQDSNTLKPDHSTIMNGLLGNIGFSQLCSPRRAFSEQGPLRLIRSASFFAVHSNPMDMPGRELNEDRDSGIARSASLSSLLITPFPSPGSSLNRSCASSYQRRWRRSQTTSLENGVFPRWSVEESFNLSDDSASPSPGIVRKKKIAIGVIFSLSKDEEENSKFNEFFFSHFPLFESHINKLKSAIEQAMKMSRRSADASQRSLAYNRIVDALNEFRTTICNLYTMPRIAEPVWLTMMSGMPEKNQLCHRFMKEFTFLMEQASKNQFLPALLTAILTNHLAWVPTVMPNGQPPIRIFLEKHSSQSVDMLAKSHPYNPLWAQLGDLYGAIGSPVRLSKTIVVGKRQDLVQRLLYFLTYFIRCSELQETHLLENGEDEAIVMPGTVITTTLEKGEVEESEYVLVTMHKNRVNLPLQESEEVRPSSCSCKYCKCPLNSSQNPDSISGQEREESQNATKVEIEASSSESRSASTDCEEGPDDVKQCKETLTSCLDVKLERVAFTGSASVETCVLAESRLEPTGGSWKSAESLDSDNQSVEVIRSTSTTVEKKPPDKISSDAIPCSTAEAQTKVTFLIGDSMSPDSDIEVRSQLAAEQMAKCTNEMKTEERVTADQSCEARQPLEDQKREQNMPEEFPPIAVELQNWNPYSAESTSLLDEYFTEEGSIETRTIDDIPVKATTDIVDPGSSLEFPSKMCTKNNKSSSEFCKFMESVRQETCKNCFAEQDQRDKVSMFIPHGDRENLEKKADPGVDWDIPRNESSDSALGDSESEDAGHDVARTSSNYYGAEQEEWAEEEDIPFPGSKLIEVNSVQPSIANFGRSLLGGYCSSYVPDFVLQGVGNDEKLRHCLMSDLSHAVQHPVLDEPIAEAVCIIADTDKWTVQVASSQRRIIDNKLGKDVLVSNLISNLLHSTLQLYRHNLSPNFCVMHLEDRLQELYFKSKMLSEYLKGQMRVHVKELGVVLGIESSDLPLLAAVASTHSPYVAQILL is encoded by the exons AAACTCTGCAGTGAGGTGCAGGTGAAAGTCTTTGGGAAATGTTGCCAGCTCAAACCCGGAGGAGACAGTTCCTCCTCTTTGGACAGTTCAataaattcctcctcctcttcttctgaaaCAAAAGAACAGTGTCCAAAATTTCAG GGCTCCCGGTGTTCTTCAGATGCCAATATGCTTGGAGAGATGATGTTTGGTTCTGTGGCCATGAGCTACAAGGGCTCAACCTTAAAAATCCATCAAATCCG CTCCCCTCCACAGCTTATGCTAAGCAAAGTTTTTACAGCTCGAACTGGAAGCAGCATCTATGGAAGTTTAAACAC GCTTCAAGACAGTCTTGAGTTCATTAATCAGGACAGCAATACTCTAAAGCCAGATCACAGTACAATTATGAATGGACTGCTTGGGAACATAG GTTTTTCACAGCTTTGCAGCCCTAGGCGGGCATTCTCTGAACAAGGTCCGCTCCGCCTGATCCGGAGCGCCTCTTTCTTTGCAG TTCACAGCAACCCTATGGACATGCCTGGGCGGGAGCTGAATGAAGACAGAGACAGTGGAATTGCAAGATCTG CATCCCTTAGCAGCCTGCTTATCACTCCATTTCCTTCTCCGGGCTCTTCACTAAACAGAAGCTGTGCTAGCAGTTACCAACGGCGCTGGCGTCGCAGTCAGACAACAAGCTTGGAGAATGGGGTCTTCCCTAGGTG GTCGGTGGAAGAAAGCTTTAATTTGTCAGATGACAGCGCCAGCCCGAGCCCAGGAATTGTCAGGAAAAAGAAGATAGCGATTGGGGTGATATTCTCACTTTCAAAGGATGAAGAAGAAAATAGCAAATTTAATGAGTTCTTTTTCTCACACTTCCCTCTATTTGAGAGCCATATAAACAAACTGAAGAGTGCAATAGAGCAG GCTATGAAAATGAGCCGTCGATCAGCTGATGCCAGCCAGCGGAGTTTGGCATATAACAGGATTGTGGATGCCTTAAATGAATTCAG aacAACAATTTGTAATCTCTACACCATGCCACGAATTGCAGAGCCTGTTTGGCTTACCATGATGTCAGGGATGCCTGAGAAAAACCAGCTCTGCCATCGCTTTATGAAGGAATTTACTTTCTTAATGGAACAAGCCTCCAAGAACCA atTTTTACCAGCTCTTCTGACTGCAATTTTGACAAACCATCTGGCCTGGGTCCCAACGGTCATGCCAAATGGACAGCCACCCATCAGAATCTTTCTTGAAAAGCATTCCTCACAGAGTGTGGACATGTTGGCCAAGTCTCATCCATACAATCCATTGTGGGCACAGTTAG GAGACCTGTATGGAGCTATTGGGTCACCTGTGAGACTATCAAAAACAATCGTGGTTGGCAAAAGGCAAGATCTTGTGCAACGTTTGCTTTATTTCCTCACTTACTTCATACGATGCTCTGAACTGCAAGAGACTCATCTTCtggaaaatggagaggatgaagcCATAGTGATGCCTGGCACAGTTATCACCACCACACTAGAGAAAGGGGAAGTAGAAGAGTCTGAATATGTGCTGGTCACAATGCACAAGAACCGAGTCAATTTACCCCTTCAGGAGTCTGAAGAAGTCAGGCCTTCTAGTTGCAGCTGCAAATATTGCAAATGCCCTCTTAACTCTAGTCAAAATCCAGACAGTATTTCAGGACAGGAGAGAGAAGAGTCACAGAATGCTACAAAGGTGGAGATAGAAGCGTCCTCAAGTGAAAGCAGATCAGCATCTACTGACTGCGAAGAAGGGCCTGATGATGTTAAGCAATGCAAAGAGACGTTGACCTCTTGCCTAGATGTAAAGTTGGAGAGAGTGGCTTTTACAGGATCAGCCTCGGTGGAAACATGCGTCTTGGCAGAGTCCAGGTTGGAACCAACAGGTGGATCGTGGAAGAGTGCAGAATCATTGGATTCTGACAATCAGTCTGTTGAAGTCATAAGATCAACAAGTACAACAGTAGAGAAGAAGCCACCTGATAAAATCTCATCTGATGCAATTCCTTGCAGCACGGCTGAGGCTCAAACAAAGGTGACTTTCCTCATTGGCGATTCCATGTCACCTGATTCAGATATTGAGGTTCGAAGTCAATTGGCAGCAGAACAAATGGCCAAATGCACCAACGAAATGAAGACTGAAGAAAGAGTAACTGCTGATCAGAGCTGTGAAGCAAGACAACCCTTGGAGgaccaaaaaagagaacagaatATGCCTGAAGAGTTCCCTCCCATTGCCGTTGAGCTCCAGAATTGGAATCCTTACAGTGCAGAAAGTACCAGTCTGCTTGATGAATATTTTACTGAAGAAGGTTCAATTGAAACCAGGACTATTGATGATATTCCAGTGAAAGCAACAACAGACATTGTAGATCCTGGCAGTAGCTTAGAATTTCCCTCCAAAATGTGTACAAAGAACAACAAATCCTCCAGTGAGTTTTGTAAGTTTATGGAATCTGTCCGTCAAGAGACTTGCAAAAATTGTTTTGCAGAGCAGGACCAAAGAGACAAGGTCTCTATGTTTATCCCCCATGGGGACAGAGAGAACTTAGAAAAAAAGGCTGACCCAGGTGTGGATTGGGACATTCCAAGAAATGAGAGTTCTGATAGTGCCCTTGGTGACAGTGAAAGTGAAGATGCAGGTCATGATGTGGCCAGAACTAGCAGTAACTATTATGGGGCAGAGCAAGAAGaatgggcagaagaagaggaCATACCTTTTCCTGG GTCAAAATTAATTGAAGTGAACTCTgtccagcccagtattgccaattTTGGAAGGTCCTTGCTAGGTGGCTACTGTTCATCTTACGTACCAGACTTTGTTTTGCAAGGAGTAGGAAATGATGAGAAACTGAGGCACTGTTTGATGTCAGATTTGTCGCATGCTGTGCAG CACCCTGTTCTTGATGAACCAATTGCAGAAGCCGTCTGCATTATCGCAGACACGGATAAATGGACAGTGCAAGTGGCCAGTAGTCAGAGGCGAATCATTGATAATAAACTTGGGAAAGATGTGCTAGTCTCTAACCTTATCTCCAACCTGCTTCATTCCACTCTTCAGCTTTATCGGCATAATTTATCTCCCAATTTT TGTGTGATGCACCTGGAAGATCGGTTGCAAGAGCTGTATTTCAAGAGCAAAATGTTGTCAGAATATCTCAAAGGACAGATGCGAGTTCATGTGAAGGAGCTGGGAGTGGTCCTAGG
- the FNIP1 gene encoding folliculin-interacting protein 1 isoform X3 yields MRGGEGGRSPGEEAALLSFSLGSVWISGKHGPWSWPLPEFDPSQIRLIVYQDCERRGRNVLFDSSAKRKTEEASVSKLCSEVQVKVFGKCCQLKPGGDSSSSLDSSINSSSSSSETKEQCPKFQGSRCSSDANMLGEMMFGSVAMSYKGSTLKIHQIRSPPQLMLSKVFTARTGSSIYGSLNTLQDSLEFINQDSNTLKPDHSTIMNGLLGNIVHSNPMDMPGRELNEDRDSGIARSASLSSLLITPFPSPGSSLNRSCASSYQRRWRRSQTTSLENGVFPRWSVEESFNLSDDSASPSPGIVRKKKIAIGVIFSLSKDEEENSKFNEFFFSHFPLFESHINKLKSAIEQAMKMSRRSADASQRSLAYNRIVDALNEFRTTICNLYTMPRIAEPVWLTMMSGMPEKNQLCHRFMKEFTFLMEQASKNQFLPALLTAILTNHLAWVPTVMPNGQPPIRIFLEKHSSQSVDMLAKSHPYNPLWAQLGDLYGAIGSPVRLSKTIVVGKRQDLVQRLLYFLTYFIRCSELQETHLLENGEDEAIVMPGTVITTTLEKGEVEESEYVLVTMHKNRVNLPLQESEEVRPSSCSCKYCKCPLNSSQNPDSISGQEREESQNATKVEIEASSSESRSASTDCEEGPDDVKQCKETLTSCLDVKLERVAFTGSASVETCVLAESRLEPTGGSWKSAESLDSDNQSVEVIRSTSTTVEKKPPDKISSDAIPCSTAEAQTKVTFLIGDSMSPDSDIEVRSQLAAEQMAKCTNEMKTEERVTADQSCEARQPLEDQKREQNMPEEFPPIAVELQNWNPYSAESTSLLDEYFTEEGSIETRTIDDIPVKATTDIVDPGSSLEFPSKMCTKNNKSSSEFCKFMESVRQETCKNCFAEQDQRDKVSMFIPHGDRENLEKKADPGVDWDIPRNESSDSALGDSESEDAGHDVARTSSNYYGAEQEEWAEEEDIPFPGSKLIEVNSVQPSIANFGRSLLGGYCSSYVPDFVLQGVGNDEKLRHCLMSDLSHAVQHPVLDEPIAEAVCIIADTDKWTVQVASSQRRIIDNKLGKDVLVSNLISNLLHSTLQLYRHNLSPNFCVMHLEDRLQELYFKSKMLSEYLKGQMRVHVKELGVVLGIESSDLPLLAAVASTHSPYVAQILL; encoded by the exons AAACTCTGCAGTGAGGTGCAGGTGAAAGTCTTTGGGAAATGTTGCCAGCTCAAACCCGGAGGAGACAGTTCCTCCTCTTTGGACAGTTCAataaattcctcctcctcttcttctgaaaCAAAAGAACAGTGTCCAAAATTTCAG GGCTCCCGGTGTTCTTCAGATGCCAATATGCTTGGAGAGATGATGTTTGGTTCTGTGGCCATGAGCTACAAGGGCTCAACCTTAAAAATCCATCAAATCCG CTCCCCTCCACAGCTTATGCTAAGCAAAGTTTTTACAGCTCGAACTGGAAGCAGCATCTATGGAAGTTTAAACAC GCTTCAAGACAGTCTTGAGTTCATTAATCAGGACAGCAATACTCTAAAGCCAGATCACAGTACAATTATGAATGGACTGCTTGGGAACATAG TTCACAGCAACCCTATGGACATGCCTGGGCGGGAGCTGAATGAAGACAGAGACAGTGGAATTGCAAGATCTG CATCCCTTAGCAGCCTGCTTATCACTCCATTTCCTTCTCCGGGCTCTTCACTAAACAGAAGCTGTGCTAGCAGTTACCAACGGCGCTGGCGTCGCAGTCAGACAACAAGCTTGGAGAATGGGGTCTTCCCTAGGTG GTCGGTGGAAGAAAGCTTTAATTTGTCAGATGACAGCGCCAGCCCGAGCCCAGGAATTGTCAGGAAAAAGAAGATAGCGATTGGGGTGATATTCTCACTTTCAAAGGATGAAGAAGAAAATAGCAAATTTAATGAGTTCTTTTTCTCACACTTCCCTCTATTTGAGAGCCATATAAACAAACTGAAGAGTGCAATAGAGCAG GCTATGAAAATGAGCCGTCGATCAGCTGATGCCAGCCAGCGGAGTTTGGCATATAACAGGATTGTGGATGCCTTAAATGAATTCAG aacAACAATTTGTAATCTCTACACCATGCCACGAATTGCAGAGCCTGTTTGGCTTACCATGATGTCAGGGATGCCTGAGAAAAACCAGCTCTGCCATCGCTTTATGAAGGAATTTACTTTCTTAATGGAACAAGCCTCCAAGAACCA atTTTTACCAGCTCTTCTGACTGCAATTTTGACAAACCATCTGGCCTGGGTCCCAACGGTCATGCCAAATGGACAGCCACCCATCAGAATCTTTCTTGAAAAGCATTCCTCACAGAGTGTGGACATGTTGGCCAAGTCTCATCCATACAATCCATTGTGGGCACAGTTAG GAGACCTGTATGGAGCTATTGGGTCACCTGTGAGACTATCAAAAACAATCGTGGTTGGCAAAAGGCAAGATCTTGTGCAACGTTTGCTTTATTTCCTCACTTACTTCATACGATGCTCTGAACTGCAAGAGACTCATCTTCtggaaaatggagaggatgaagcCATAGTGATGCCTGGCACAGTTATCACCACCACACTAGAGAAAGGGGAAGTAGAAGAGTCTGAATATGTGCTGGTCACAATGCACAAGAACCGAGTCAATTTACCCCTTCAGGAGTCTGAAGAAGTCAGGCCTTCTAGTTGCAGCTGCAAATATTGCAAATGCCCTCTTAACTCTAGTCAAAATCCAGACAGTATTTCAGGACAGGAGAGAGAAGAGTCACAGAATGCTACAAAGGTGGAGATAGAAGCGTCCTCAAGTGAAAGCAGATCAGCATCTACTGACTGCGAAGAAGGGCCTGATGATGTTAAGCAATGCAAAGAGACGTTGACCTCTTGCCTAGATGTAAAGTTGGAGAGAGTGGCTTTTACAGGATCAGCCTCGGTGGAAACATGCGTCTTGGCAGAGTCCAGGTTGGAACCAACAGGTGGATCGTGGAAGAGTGCAGAATCATTGGATTCTGACAATCAGTCTGTTGAAGTCATAAGATCAACAAGTACAACAGTAGAGAAGAAGCCACCTGATAAAATCTCATCTGATGCAATTCCTTGCAGCACGGCTGAGGCTCAAACAAAGGTGACTTTCCTCATTGGCGATTCCATGTCACCTGATTCAGATATTGAGGTTCGAAGTCAATTGGCAGCAGAACAAATGGCCAAATGCACCAACGAAATGAAGACTGAAGAAAGAGTAACTGCTGATCAGAGCTGTGAAGCAAGACAACCCTTGGAGgaccaaaaaagagaacagaatATGCCTGAAGAGTTCCCTCCCATTGCCGTTGAGCTCCAGAATTGGAATCCTTACAGTGCAGAAAGTACCAGTCTGCTTGATGAATATTTTACTGAAGAAGGTTCAATTGAAACCAGGACTATTGATGATATTCCAGTGAAAGCAACAACAGACATTGTAGATCCTGGCAGTAGCTTAGAATTTCCCTCCAAAATGTGTACAAAGAACAACAAATCCTCCAGTGAGTTTTGTAAGTTTATGGAATCTGTCCGTCAAGAGACTTGCAAAAATTGTTTTGCAGAGCAGGACCAAAGAGACAAGGTCTCTATGTTTATCCCCCATGGGGACAGAGAGAACTTAGAAAAAAAGGCTGACCCAGGTGTGGATTGGGACATTCCAAGAAATGAGAGTTCTGATAGTGCCCTTGGTGACAGTGAAAGTGAAGATGCAGGTCATGATGTGGCCAGAACTAGCAGTAACTATTATGGGGCAGAGCAAGAAGaatgggcagaagaagaggaCATACCTTTTCCTGG GTCAAAATTAATTGAAGTGAACTCTgtccagcccagtattgccaattTTGGAAGGTCCTTGCTAGGTGGCTACTGTTCATCTTACGTACCAGACTTTGTTTTGCAAGGAGTAGGAAATGATGAGAAACTGAGGCACTGTTTGATGTCAGATTTGTCGCATGCTGTGCAG CACCCTGTTCTTGATGAACCAATTGCAGAAGCCGTCTGCATTATCGCAGACACGGATAAATGGACAGTGCAAGTGGCCAGTAGTCAGAGGCGAATCATTGATAATAAACTTGGGAAAGATGTGCTAGTCTCTAACCTTATCTCCAACCTGCTTCATTCCACTCTTCAGCTTTATCGGCATAATTTATCTCCCAATTTT TGTGTGATGCACCTGGAAGATCGGTTGCAAGAGCTGTATTTCAAGAGCAAAATGTTGTCAGAATATCTCAAAGGACAGATGCGAGTTCATGTGAAGGAGCTGGGAGTGGTCCTAGG